The Torulaspora delbrueckii CBS 1146 chromosome 1, complete genome DNA segment TATGACCATGAAAGGCCGATGTTGAGCAATTCAAGACACCTTCCACTGCATAGATCGCCAATCACTATATTTACAGGATCACTGCATGATTGGATCTTGAAGCTCCGGACAACAGGACGCATTTTTCTGTCGGTGAACATGGTAATCAAGCTATGAGAAAAGTCAGTGTGACTTTGACTTTTCAGTGCCGTACGCCGCATCTATTAAAGTTTGTGTCCTTCAATGGACATAAACCTTGAGACCCAGATTGTCTTTATTTGTTGCAAGCTGTGGCTATCAAGCAAGAACCGGATGCTGAATCAAATCATTCTCTGGAGAACGAGCAGTTTAAAAACCCGCTAATATGGCTAGCTGGCGAACTTTAGAAACAAATATGTTTACTGGAAGGTTTACTAAGAGCGTCCAGGTCTAAAATGTTTGAAATAAAGAACACCGTCACCGTGGTAGAGCCTACTTTGAGTGATAGCGCTTCGAGCAGAGACGAGGGCGGTTCAACCAATGAAGCGACCCTTTCGAGAGAATTAAGCCCCGGAGTTGTATCCCTCCTGACACTCGGGAGTGCGGTAGGGACTGGTCTTATCATTGGTAGTGGTACGGCTTTGGCAAGAGGAGGTCCAATAAGCATTTTTCTTGCATATCTGTTCACAGGCTCTATTTTGGCTGTAGTCATATTCTCCCTCAGCGAGATGGCGGCCTTCCACCCTATGGATCGAGGATTTAGTGGATATCTGACAAAATATGTCGATCCTGCTTTTGGGTTTGCTGCTGGATGGAACTACTTTCTAAAATACGCTATTGTACTGAGTGCCAACTTGACCGCCTTTGGACTCGTTATTGGATACTGGCGACCTGATATTAACGTGGCGGTATGGGTGACTGTCCTTTATGCGAATGCGTTTGTGGTTAATTTTCTTGCCGTCCGATACTTTGGAAAGCTCGAGGCCTTCATGACAGTTGCGAAATTGACAATACTGCTACTCATTTTTATTGTATGCCTCGTGATAACTTGCGGTGGTGGACCTGATCACACTACGATAGGATTTCGTTACTGGCGTGAAAGTGGCTTTCTGCCCTATTTGGTGAAAGGGAACACAGGCAAATTCCTAGGATGGTGGGCTTGTGTAATTCAGTCTATTTTTGGCTTTATGGGTTCTGAAATGATAGGTATAATTTATGGGGAAACTGCTAATCCTCGAAAAACGATCCCTAAGGCTTCCAGAAACGTCATAATTCGAATATGTGTGTTTTACATCTTTGGTGTTTTCGTCTTAGGGCTAGCTGTTTCGCCACATAATGCAAAGTTGGTTCACGCCCATAGTACTGATGCC contains these protein-coding regions:
- the TDEL0A08030 gene encoding uncharacterized protein: MFEIKNTVTVVEPTLSDSASSRDEGGSTNEATLSRELSPGVVSLLTLGSAVGTGLIIGSGTALARGGPISIFLAYLFTGSILAVVIFSLSEMAAFHPMDRGFSGYLTKYVDPAFGFAAGWNYFLKYAIVLSANLTAFGLVIGYWRPDINVAVWVTVLYANAFVVNFLAVRYFGKLEAFMTVAKLTILLLIFIVCLVITCGGGPDHTTIGFRYWRESGFLPYLVKGNTGKFLGWWACVIQSIFGFMGSEMIGIIYGETANPRKTIPKASRNVIIRICVFYIFGVFVLGLAVSPHNAKLVHAHSTDANASPFVIAISTSGIKVLPSFVNAFLLVFITSSAYTDIYICSRQLYGLAKDGAAPKIFLRLNKHKIPMVGCVVGSLLGFLAYMNTKKSAATVFGYITSTVSVFGILNWFYILVAYIHYDRVVKSHGVRLDEIPFRMPFQPYAAYIALFFVSVITFFNGYSAFILKFNYKLFITSYIGIFANVLLVLGYKLYYKTKWVKPEEITFEKKQMI